In Pseudomonas oryzicola, one DNA window encodes the following:
- a CDS encoding DUF3850 domain-containing protein gives MPTENRSSNTEMVSVPREHELKIRQTPLADLLSGLKTGEVRDCSDREFAVGDTVLLREIDDSRDYTGTVLRRTITHVQKHYGLPDHLCVLSYGQPAPQPHPEAIAWMVGTAFWWTKVEAERDAAATGLPIVGLGPMTYSAEVERLRAALKFYADREHYHFESGNWDTVSGEPLNILWCGDEPDFIEDGTVARAALERKL, from the coding sequence ATGCCCACAGAAAACCGATCCAGCAACACAGAGATGGTCAGCGTGCCGCGTGAGCACGAACTGAAGATCCGACAGACCCCGCTGGCTGACTTGCTCAGCGGCCTCAAGACCGGCGAGGTCCGGGATTGCTCAGACCGTGAGTTCGCCGTCGGCGACACGGTTCTGCTCCGCGAGATCGACGATTCCCGCGACTACACCGGCACGGTTCTACGCCGGACTATCACCCATGTGCAAAAGCACTACGGCCTGCCGGATCACTTGTGCGTGCTGAGCTACGGCCAACCAGCCCCGCAGCCCCACCCCGAGGCTATAGCCTGGATGGTTGGTACTGCCTTCTGGTGGACCAAAGTAGAGGCAGAGAGGGATGCGGCGGCGACTGGGCTGCCGATTGTTGGACTGGGTCCGATGACCTATAGCGCTGAGGTTGAACGGCTGCGCGCTGCGCTGAAGTTCTACGCAGACCGCGAGCATTACCACTTCGAAAGCGGAAATTGGGACACCGTGAGCGGCGAACCGCTGAACATCCTTTGGTGCGGCGACGAACCGGACTTCATCGAAGATGGCACCGTTGCCCGTGCCGCCCTGGAGCGCAAGCTATGA
- a CDS encoding type II toxin-antitoxin system HicB family antitoxin produces MFDYPVTVHTEDSPGVALTCDTIPEFNAAGDDLEEALAEAGILMPAALSIYVDQRRAIPKAPAPEEGQPVVTLTALTVAKIELWNSMVEKGMRKADLCRLLGVSQSQGDRLVDFMHGTKLEALENALAALGKRLVVSVEPA; encoded by the coding sequence ATGTTTGACTACCCGGTAACTGTGCATACCGAAGACAGTCCAGGTGTTGCGCTCACCTGCGACACTATTCCCGAGTTCAACGCCGCCGGGGATGACCTGGAGGAAGCTTTGGCCGAGGCCGGCATCCTGATGCCTGCCGCGCTTTCGATTTACGTTGATCAACGCCGAGCGATCCCCAAAGCCCCGGCACCTGAAGAGGGCCAGCCCGTAGTAACGCTGACCGCACTCACCGTGGCGAAGATCGAATTGTGGAACTCGATGGTCGAAAAAGGCATGCGCAAGGCCGATCTGTGCCGCCTGCTCGGTGTAAGTCAGAGCCAGGGCGACCGGCTAGTGGACTTCATGCACGGCACGAAGCTGGAGGCTCTCGAGAATGCACTGGCCGCGCTCGGTAAACGCCTGGTGGTGTCTGTCGAGCCGGCCTGA
- a CDS encoding recombination protein NinB, whose protein sequence is MSEFALRSAQDLNRLYGALHAIDLTKPKVVVIKDEKRPDVCNRKMWAMLRDVSQQVEWYGRKLTDEDWKHIFSAAVQKQDAVPGIDGGFVVLGVSTRKQSLKWFSDLFEVMHAFGAEHGVRWTEPDRWGGRY, encoded by the coding sequence GTGTCTGAGTTCGCTCTTCGTAGCGCCCAGGACCTCAACCGCCTCTACGGCGCCCTGCACGCCATCGACCTGACCAAGCCCAAGGTGGTGGTCATCAAGGACGAGAAGCGTCCCGACGTATGCAACCGGAAGATGTGGGCAATGCTTCGTGACGTCTCCCAGCAGGTGGAGTGGTACGGCCGCAAGCTCACAGACGAGGACTGGAAGCACATCTTCAGCGCCGCGGTGCAGAAGCAGGACGCGGTTCCTGGCATCGACGGCGGCTTCGTTGTTCTGGGCGTCTCGACCCGCAAGCAGTCGCTGAAGTGGTTCAGCGACCTGTTCGAAGTGATGCACGCCTTCGGCGCCGAGCATGGCGTGCGCTGGACTGAGCCGGATCGGTGGGGAGGGCGGTACTGA
- the trbK gene encoding entry exclusion lipoprotein TrbK: MDIRLAKLTATLGLAVILAGCTEEKVPEPTADNCAPEMYQKNLASLSKESSRNEFTANCKSFLAAKKMTSWKFEKSAEDKY, from the coding sequence ATGGACATCAGATTGGCCAAGCTTACTGCAACTCTAGGACTGGCTGTGATCTTGGCAGGTTGCACGGAAGAGAAGGTGCCTGAACCAACAGCAGACAATTGCGCCCCTGAGATGTACCAGAAAAACCTCGCTAGTTTGTCAAAAGAATCGAGCCGGAACGAGTTCACTGCGAACTGCAAGAGCTTCCTGGCCGCAAAAAAAATGACTTCATGGAAGTTTGAAAAAAGCGCCGAAGACAAATACTGA
- a CDS encoding nuclease domain-containing protein, protein MRVVSKKVRESARGQECTVRIPGTCNFNPETTVLAHLPCGQKGMGMKGFDTVAVYACSACHDVLDGRGKGEVDWSDMPRAIAETHEALIRAGILTVKGAA, encoded by the coding sequence ATGCGCGTAGTCAGCAAGAAGGTGCGCGAGAGCGCACGAGGCCAAGAATGCACCGTCCGGATTCCCGGCACATGCAATTTCAACCCGGAGACCACCGTGCTGGCCCACCTGCCTTGCGGGCAGAAGGGCATGGGCATGAAGGGCTTCGATACCGTGGCGGTTTACGCCTGCAGCGCATGCCACGACGTACTCGACGGGCGTGGGAAGGGCGAGGTGGACTGGTCCGACATGCCTCGGGCGATCGCTGAGACTCATGAGGCCCTTATCCGGGCCGGCATTCTGACCGTGAAGGGGGCTGCCTGA
- a CDS encoding DNA cytosine methyltransferase — protein sequence MTTAIDLFAGLGGWSTGARAAGVQVLWAANHWPVAVEWHSANHPDTQHVCQDLHQARWEQVPAHDILLASPCCQGHAKARGKKSGNPEHDASRSTAWAPVSALEFHRPQAAVIENVPEFTDWLLYPAWLQAIQAMGYQCAPHIVDCADLGVPQHRVRLFMVLTRSKAPLMLQLPQERHVPASTFLDFDAGRWSLIEKPGRAQATLDRVRNGRQRFGGRFIMPYYGKGSGTTGRDINRPIGTITTLDRWALVDGDRMRMLSASEALAAMSFPADTLRPDNHRLTMHMAGNAVPPLAGQRVIEALLKAA from the coding sequence ATGACCACAGCAATCGACCTGTTCGCCGGCCTCGGTGGATGGAGCACCGGCGCGCGCGCCGCAGGCGTCCAGGTTCTCTGGGCGGCAAACCACTGGCCGGTAGCCGTTGAATGGCACAGCGCCAACCACCCCGACACGCAGCACGTATGCCAGGACCTGCACCAGGCACGCTGGGAGCAGGTACCGGCACACGACATCCTGCTGGCTTCGCCCTGCTGCCAGGGCCACGCCAAGGCCCGCGGCAAGAAGTCGGGCAATCCCGAGCACGACGCCTCGCGCTCGACGGCCTGGGCGCCGGTATCGGCCCTTGAGTTCCACCGGCCGCAGGCGGCAGTGATCGAGAACGTGCCAGAGTTCACCGACTGGCTGCTCTACCCAGCTTGGTTGCAGGCCATCCAAGCGATGGGCTACCAGTGTGCGCCGCACATCGTGGACTGCGCAGACCTCGGCGTGCCGCAACACCGGGTGCGCCTGTTCATGGTCCTGACGCGCAGCAAGGCCCCACTGATGCTGCAGTTACCGCAGGAGCGGCATGTGCCGGCAAGCACCTTCCTCGACTTCGACGCCGGGCGCTGGTCTCTCATCGAGAAGCCAGGCCGGGCCCAGGCCACGCTCGACCGGGTGCGCAACGGCCGCCAGCGCTTCGGGGGCCGGTTCATCATGCCCTACTACGGCAAAGGCTCCGGTACCACCGGCCGCGACATCAACCGGCCGATCGGCACCATCACCACCTTGGACCGCTGGGCCCTGGTCGACGGTGACCGTATGCGGATGCTCAGCGCCAGCGAGGCCCTGGCCGCAATGTCCTTCCCGGCAGACACCCTGCGCCCGGACAACCACCGGCTGACCATGCACATGGCAGGAAATGCGGTACCGCCTCTAGCTGGTCAGCGGGTGATTGAGGCACTGCTTAAAGCTGCTTAG
- a CDS encoding acyltransferase family protein has product MQGKHLAYRPDIDGLRALAVLAVVIFHFNKKWLPGGFVGVDIFFVISGFLITGIVTRQAAAGNFSFTDFYMRRVRRILPAALFATLATLLFGSVFMLPDDAKALSLSAIASTVSAANIYFWKFLDTSYFASSSDTVPLLHMWSLGVEEQFYLIWPALLLITLKFGGRAATVGVATLIAAASFGYGQIKLATDPTFAYYMLPARAGELLIGGIAFFGAEAFKGRVNPLYAQVMAAAGALLLAWSLAFVREAEGFPGFIAVVPAFGAALVMAAGSFGKTLVGGALAIRPMVATGLVSFSLYLWHWPVLAFYRYAFGEPDTLGNLTCAAVMFALTMFSYHLIEVPFRGNKGWKFTLAIPTSAAAALSFAGILYVSNGLIAPINPTGYQEALAANRSGSEPAASAPYVCQNAFKPELFTAEKCIFGDTTKPVTALLIGDSNAAHFAGYLNEIAKAQGVAMRNVEHHACPPFPGQRSVRYIKEGYKVSCPSYFAEVQRQMAKYDTIIVGASWPSYYPVDKVAFFEDFDAMLDELSISGKRIIVALKAPTFNAIDRQCSEKALKIPFIDCGGKTILADSGEMNINKEIIKRVEQRANVSYFSVRDLICDGKTCSAFSGKTQLYYDGGHLSRAGSEKLGQIAVKTGMIPKSLLNLSRQDVADN; this is encoded by the coding sequence ATGCAAGGCAAACACTTAGCCTACCGCCCGGATATCGACGGGCTCAGGGCATTGGCCGTTTTGGCTGTGGTAATTTTTCACTTCAATAAGAAATGGCTACCTGGCGGTTTCGTCGGAGTTGACATTTTCTTTGTGATTTCGGGATTTCTTATTACCGGGATCGTGACGAGACAAGCGGCCGCTGGAAACTTCTCGTTTACTGACTTCTACATGCGGCGAGTTCGACGAATTCTGCCGGCAGCCTTGTTTGCAACGCTGGCTACCCTGTTGTTCGGCTCGGTCTTCATGTTGCCGGACGATGCGAAGGCCCTATCTCTGTCAGCTATCGCGTCAACGGTGTCGGCTGCAAACATCTATTTCTGGAAATTCCTCGACACCAGCTATTTCGCGTCGTCGTCAGATACTGTGCCGCTGCTGCATATGTGGTCCTTGGGCGTCGAGGAACAGTTCTACCTGATTTGGCCCGCCCTGCTCCTGATCACATTGAAGTTTGGGGGCAGAGCCGCAACGGTTGGAGTAGCAACGCTGATCGCTGCAGCCTCTTTTGGGTACGGGCAGATCAAGTTGGCGACCGACCCGACCTTTGCCTATTACATGCTTCCAGCTCGTGCAGGGGAGCTGCTTATTGGTGGAATCGCTTTCTTTGGTGCAGAGGCGTTCAAGGGGCGGGTTAATCCACTATATGCCCAAGTCATGGCGGCAGCAGGCGCACTTCTGCTCGCTTGGTCACTCGCCTTCGTTCGTGAAGCAGAAGGATTCCCCGGCTTTATTGCGGTTGTTCCCGCCTTCGGCGCTGCCTTGGTAATGGCAGCAGGAAGCTTTGGTAAGACTTTGGTTGGTGGCGCTCTGGCTATCCGTCCAATGGTAGCGACCGGCCTGGTGTCTTTCTCGCTCTACCTTTGGCATTGGCCAGTCCTGGCATTTTATCGCTACGCCTTTGGTGAGCCGGACACCCTTGGCAACTTAACCTGTGCCGCCGTCATGTTCGCGCTGACCATGTTCAGTTACCACCTGATCGAGGTTCCATTCCGAGGTAATAAAGGTTGGAAGTTCACTCTGGCGATACCGACATCCGCGGCGGCTGCGCTTTCCTTCGCTGGCATCCTGTACGTGAGTAATGGCTTGATCGCACCGATCAACCCAACTGGTTATCAGGAAGCATTGGCAGCCAATCGCTCTGGCTCTGAGCCAGCGGCATCAGCTCCTTACGTTTGCCAGAATGCATTCAAGCCAGAGCTGTTCACTGCGGAAAAATGCATATTTGGTGACACTACAAAACCGGTTACCGCCCTACTCATTGGTGACTCGAACGCAGCGCATTTTGCCGGCTATCTGAACGAGATTGCCAAGGCCCAGGGCGTAGCCATGAGAAACGTCGAGCACCATGCATGCCCGCCATTTCCTGGGCAGAGAAGCGTTCGGTACATCAAGGAAGGGTATAAGGTAAGTTGCCCATCCTACTTTGCTGAAGTTCAAAGGCAGATGGCCAAATACGACACAATTATCGTTGGCGCAAGCTGGCCATCTTACTATCCAGTGGACAAAGTAGCGTTCTTCGAAGATTTCGACGCAATGCTCGACGAGCTAAGCATCAGCGGAAAGCGCATAATTGTTGCGCTAAAAGCACCGACATTTAACGCTATCGACAGACAATGCTCTGAGAAAGCATTGAAAATTCCATTTATCGATTGCGGCGGCAAAACTATTCTTGCCGACTCTGGAGAAATGAACATCAACAAGGAAATCATCAAGCGTGTAGAGCAACGCGCCAATGTTTCCTACTTCAGTGTGCGCGATCTTATCTGTGATGGGAAAACTTGCTCAGCATTCTCTGGCAAGACACAGCTCTACTATGACGGCGGACACCTGAGTCGTGCTGGCTCCGAGAAGCTCGGACAGATCGCCGTGAAGACGGGGATGATTCCGAAATCCCTGCTCAACCTCTCCCGCCAGGATGTTGCCGACAACTGA
- a CDS encoding putative metallopeptidase, with product MSRPTPPADLLNSLWLTLRPATGVWDWLQSEILADTGSIHNPDHAHLIDANIGVLWASTGFAKQGRVVLGQAEQLMFRAGGWQKARQEQQMREWFGEEPDYLITLAADYCAQCTDAEFCALVEHELYHIAQATDEFGAPKFRQDGMPKLYLRGHDLEEFVGVVRRRRNYPRWRAWRTTSQTAWPRASPTG from the coding sequence ATGAGCAGACCAACGCCCCCGGCTGATCTGCTTAATTCCCTATGGCTGACTCTTCGCCCGGCCACCGGCGTATGGGACTGGTTGCAAAGCGAGATCCTCGCCGACACCGGCAGCATCCATAACCCCGATCACGCGCACCTGATCGACGCCAACATCGGCGTGCTTTGGGCGTCGACTGGGTTCGCCAAGCAGGGGCGGGTGGTACTTGGTCAGGCCGAGCAGCTAATGTTCCGCGCTGGCGGATGGCAGAAGGCCCGGCAAGAGCAGCAGATGCGGGAGTGGTTCGGCGAGGAGCCGGACTATCTCATCACCCTGGCCGCCGACTACTGTGCCCAGTGCACCGACGCCGAATTCTGTGCCCTGGTCGAACACGAGCTGTATCACATCGCCCAGGCGACCGATGAGTTCGGCGCACCCAAGTTCAGACAGGACGGAATGCCCAAGTTGTACCTGCGCGGGCACGACTTGGAAGAATTTGTCGGCGTGGTGAGGCGGCGCAGGAACTATCCCCGCTGGCGCGCATGGCGCACCACTTCGCAGACTGCCTGGCCCAGGGCTTCACCGACCGGGTGA
- a CDS encoding endodeoxyribonuclease RusA, with protein sequence MMELTLPWPPAACSPNARVHWSRKSKAAKTYRYACFLLARQAGIQPPEGDALLMLEFVPPDRRRRDDDNLLAMFKAGRDGLADALGIDDNVFATQIRVSKETTKGGAVRVRIQAQETAA encoded by the coding sequence CTGATGGAACTGACACTACCGTGGCCACCGGCCGCATGCAGCCCAAATGCGCGAGTGCACTGGTCCAGAAAGAGCAAGGCGGCGAAGACCTATCGCTATGCCTGCTTTCTCCTAGCCAGGCAAGCAGGCATCCAGCCTCCGGAGGGTGATGCACTGCTCATGCTGGAGTTCGTGCCGCCCGATCGCCGGCGGCGCGACGACGACAACCTGCTGGCGATGTTCAAGGCCGGCCGTGACGGCCTGGCAGATGCCCTGGGCATCGACGACAACGTTTTTGCTACCCAGATCAGGGTGAGCAAGGAAACGACCAAGGGCGGCGCCGTGCGCGTACGCATACAGGCACAGGAGACAGCAGCATGA
- a CDS encoding structural protein P5, producing MATPRGVRNNNPGNIDFNPRNAWQGQLGLEVGVAKPRFARFDEPENGIRALGKLLINYRCKDGMPGVGGKGIDTVLETISRWAPSSENDTQAYAEAVAKRLGVRPTDPISIQDPTTLRGLVVGIIVHENGGNPYPDQVIDEGVRRALA from the coding sequence ATGGCAACACCTCGAGGGGTCCGAAACAACAACCCCGGCAACATTGATTTCAACCCACGGAACGCCTGGCAGGGCCAGCTCGGCCTGGAGGTTGGCGTGGCCAAGCCGCGCTTCGCCCGGTTCGACGAGCCCGAGAATGGCATCCGCGCCCTGGGCAAGCTGCTGATCAACTACCGCTGCAAAGACGGCATGCCCGGGGTGGGCGGGAAGGGCATCGATACCGTGCTCGAGACCATTAGCCGCTGGGCGCCGAGCAGCGAGAACGACACCCAGGCCTACGCAGAAGCAGTTGCCAAGCGCTTGGGTGTGCGCCCAACCGACCCGATCAGCATCCAGGACCCGACCACCCTGCGTGGCCTGGTGGTTGGCATCATCGTGCATGAGAACGGTGGCAACCCGTACCCGGACCAGGTGATTGACGAGGGTGTGCGGAGAGCACTGGCATGA
- a CDS encoding lysozyme inhibitor LprI family protein produces the protein MFKAICMGSLLVVGAAHADVGREESLDAAVRQFAAKLEADWQQCLRKPETKTTQDSGLCAYAMREAAKDAVNEKYQKKLAGVQEDADKGWLPKDVPAMLPQAQASWEQFVKADCGVVGALTTGTASATYQTVCEYKHQIQRLRDLDEW, from the coding sequence ATGTTCAAGGCGATCTGCATGGGATCATTGCTCGTGGTCGGTGCGGCCCACGCTGATGTTGGCCGGGAGGAATCACTGGATGCCGCAGTGCGCCAGTTCGCGGCGAAGCTGGAGGCCGATTGGCAGCAGTGCTTGAGGAAGCCGGAGACCAAAACCACCCAGGATTCAGGTCTTTGCGCATATGCAATGCGGGAGGCGGCTAAGGATGCGGTGAACGAGAAGTACCAGAAGAAGCTTGCTGGAGTCCAGGAAGATGCCGATAAGGGCTGGCTCCCGAAAGACGTACCCGCCATGCTGCCGCAGGCGCAAGCGTCGTGGGAGCAGTTCGTCAAGGCTGACTGCGGTGTAGTAGGTGCTCTGACCACTGGGACCGCGAGCGCTACCTATCAGACAGTGTGCGAGTACAAGCATCAGATACAGCGTCTCCGCGACCTGGATGAGTGGTAA
- a CDS encoding type II toxin-antitoxin system HicA family toxin, with protein sequence MSYNEFKRWLKARGVRFESLNGTSHFKLYFEGKQTIFPDHGAKEMKEGTRKGIIKQLGLK encoded by the coding sequence ATGAGTTACAACGAGTTCAAACGGTGGCTGAAAGCCAGAGGAGTAAGGTTCGAATCGTTAAACGGAACGAGCCATTTCAAACTCTACTTCGAAGGCAAACAAACGATCTTTCCGGATCACGGTGCAAAAGAAATGAAAGAAGGAACCCGGAAAGGAATTATCAAGCAACTGGGGCTCAAATGA
- a CDS encoding DNA-methyltransferase produces MTYMLHLGDCIEAMRDMPDNSIDSIVTDPPYGLSFMGKRWGYDVPSVNIWAECLRVLKPGGHLLAFAGTRTQHRMAVRIEDAGFEIRDMIAWVYGSGFPKSHNLGGAWQGWGTALKPALEPITMARKPLIGTVATNVLTHGTGALNIDGCRIGDSKSVPASLSRAAAGNSLSGSADGSLRRETGDESGRDPNVGRWPANLIHDGSPVALEQFPDAPGQLANASTNSEARKTQNAYGAMRRGRGEEPSANSSNAGLVGFRMKPGERRMDSGSAARFFYCAKASRADRNDGLPVGEQPAVAAGATMRERENADWPKRNGNHHPTVKPTDLMAYLLRLVTPPGGTALDPFMGSGSTGKAAMREGFNFIGCELDPEYLAIAKGRIEHELAKAVALREPPAEQQLSLFGS; encoded by the coding sequence ATGACGTACATGCTTCACCTTGGCGACTGCATCGAGGCGATGCGGGACATGCCCGATAACTCGATCGACAGTATTGTCACCGACCCGCCCTATGGACTGAGCTTCATGGGCAAGCGCTGGGGTTACGACGTGCCCAGTGTCAATATCTGGGCAGAGTGCCTGCGAGTGCTCAAGCCTGGCGGCCATCTTCTGGCGTTCGCCGGCACCCGCACCCAGCACCGCATGGCCGTCCGTATCGAGGACGCGGGCTTCGAGATCCGCGACATGATCGCGTGGGTGTACGGCTCTGGCTTCCCAAAGTCGCACAACCTCGGCGGCGCCTGGCAAGGCTGGGGCACCGCACTCAAGCCAGCATTGGAGCCGATCACCATGGCACGCAAGCCCCTGATCGGAACCGTGGCGACGAACGTTCTGACGCATGGCACGGGGGCGCTGAACATCGATGGGTGCCGCATCGGTGACAGCAAGTCTGTGCCAGCCAGCCTCAGCAGAGCTGCAGCGGGCAATAGCTTGTCTGGCTCGGCTGATGGATCTTTGCGCCGAGAGACCGGCGATGAGTCTGGACGTGACCCGAATGTTGGCCGTTGGCCCGCCAACCTGATCCACGATGGTAGCCCGGTAGCTCTCGAGCAGTTCCCTGACGCCCCAGGCCAACTCGCCAACGCCAGCACCAACAGCGAAGCCAGGAAGACTCAAAACGCCTACGGAGCCATGCGGCGCGGCCGTGGCGAAGAACCATCGGCCAACAGCAGCAATGCCGGACTGGTCGGGTTCAGGATGAAGCCTGGCGAGCGCCGCATGGACTCAGGCAGCGCAGCGCGGTTCTTCTACTGCGCCAAGGCGAGCCGCGCCGACCGCAACGACGGTCTTCCTGTCGGCGAGCAGCCGGCCGTGGCCGCCGGGGCCACCATGCGGGAGCGCGAGAACGCCGATTGGCCAAAGCGCAATGGGAACCACCACCCCACGGTCAAGCCGACTGATCTGATGGCCTACCTGCTGCGCCTGGTAACCCCGCCTGGCGGTACCGCCCTCGACCCGTTCATGGGAAGCGGAAGCACAGGCAAAGCCGCCATGCGCGAAGGATTCAACTTCATCGGCTGCGAGCTAGACCCGGAGTACTTGGCGATCGCCAAGGGACGTATTGAGCACGAGCTGGCGAAAGCTGTCGCCTTGCGGGAGCCGCCAGCTGAACAACAACTGAGCCTCTTTGGCAGCTGA
- the adhP gene encoding alcohol dehydrogenase AdhP yields MKAAVVAPGRRVEVVEKSLRPLEHGEALLKMQCCGVCHTDLHVKNGDFGDKTGVVLGHEGIGVVQEVGPGVTSLKPGDRASVAWFYQGCGHCEYCNSGNETLCREVKNAGYTVDGGMAEACIVKADYSVKVPDGLDSAAASSITCAGVTTYKAVKVSNIRPGQWIAIYGLGGLGNLALQYARNVFNAKVIAIDVNDEQLRFASEMGADLVINPRTEDTAKVIQAKTGGAHAAVVTAVAKAAFNSAVDALRAGGRLVAVGLPSEAMDLNIPRLVLDGIEVVGSLVGTRQDLQEAFQFAAEGKVVPKVTLRPIEDINHIFEEMLEGKIQGRMVIQFEG; encoded by the coding sequence ATGAAAGCTGCTGTTGTTGCACCAGGCCGTCGCGTAGAGGTGGTGGAGAAGTCCCTGCGCCCACTCGAACACGGCGAGGCGCTGCTGAAGATGCAATGCTGCGGTGTGTGCCACACCGACCTGCATGTGAAAAATGGCGACTTCGGTGACAAGACCGGTGTGGTGCTGGGCCACGAAGGTATTGGCGTGGTCCAGGAGGTCGGGCCGGGCGTTACCTCGCTCAAGCCAGGCGACCGGGCCAGCGTGGCTTGGTTCTACCAGGGCTGCGGGCATTGCGAGTACTGCAACAGCGGCAACGAAACCCTGTGCCGCGAAGTGAAGAACGCCGGCTACACGGTAGACGGCGGCATGGCCGAAGCCTGCATCGTCAAGGCCGACTACTCGGTCAAAGTGCCCGACGGCCTCGACTCCGCTGCTGCCAGCAGCATTACCTGCGCCGGTGTGACCACCTACAAGGCGGTGAAGGTCTCCAACATTCGCCCCGGCCAGTGGATCGCCATCTACGGCCTCGGTGGCCTTGGCAACCTGGCGCTGCAATATGCCAGGAATGTGTTCAACGCCAAAGTGATCGCCATCGATGTCAATGACGAGCAGTTGCGCTTCGCCAGCGAGATGGGCGCCGACCTGGTGATCAACCCGCGCACCGAGGATACCGCCAAAGTCATCCAGGCGAAGACCGGGGGCGCCCATGCGGCAGTGGTGACTGCGGTCGCCAAGGCTGCCTTCAACTCGGCGGTCGATGCCCTGCGTGCAGGGGGACGACTGGTGGCCGTCGGACTGCCATCGGAAGCCATGGACCTGAATATTCCGCGCCTGGTGCTGGACGGTATCGAAGTGGTCGGTTCGCTGGTCGGCACCCGGCAAGACCTGCAGGAAGCCTTCCAGTTTGCCGCAGAAGGGAAAGTGGTGCCGAAGGTCACCCTGCGCCCTATCGAAGATATCAACCACATCTTCGAGGAAATGCTGGAGGGCAAGATCCAAGGAAGGATGGTGATTCAGTTCGAAGGTTGA
- a CDS encoding siphovirus Gp157 family protein: MTQLYALTDQMAELAAMCDTDDEGLKQAIQDTMAGIQGEFEVKADNIVMLRRNIEGDISAIDAEIDRLNELKRIKANSVTAITDYLRRNMDAANIKTIKRPLFTISLVTGKEKVIVDNEQAVPDELTSVVTKIAPDKNAIAAKLKAVREHNEAVHKRMAAGEDCEDELIPEPAWAHLERGESSIRIK, translated from the coding sequence ATGACCCAGCTCTACGCACTCACCGACCAGATGGCCGAATTGGCCGCAATGTGTGACACCGACGATGAAGGCCTCAAGCAGGCCATTCAGGACACCATGGCCGGCATCCAGGGCGAGTTCGAGGTGAAGGCAGACAACATCGTCATGCTGCGCCGGAACATCGAGGGCGACATCAGCGCGATCGACGCGGAAATCGACCGCCTCAACGAACTCAAGCGCATCAAGGCCAACAGCGTCACGGCCATCACCGACTACCTGCGCCGGAACATGGACGCGGCCAACATCAAGACGATCAAGCGCCCGCTTTTCACCATCAGCCTCGTCACCGGCAAAGAGAAGGTAATCGTCGACAACGAACAGGCGGTACCGGATGAACTGACGTCTGTGGTGACCAAGATCGCACCGGACAAGAATGCCATCGCCGCCAAGCTCAAGGCCGTCCGCGAGCACAACGAAGCCGTGCACAAGCGCATGGCTGCCGGCGAAGACTGTGAAGACGAACTCATCCCAGAGCCAGCCTGGGCGCACCTTGAGCGCGGCGAGAGCTCGATCCGCATCAAGTGA
- a CDS encoding NYN domain-containing protein translates to MANLVYVDNSNVWIEGMHVAAYANGLAPDVWAAVQNKICDHSWKLDFGKLFQFAGGDKADVRKAALFGSRPPQNDSVWDAARRNGFQVTTYDRNVVNHEKKIDTDIVATMIEDSFTVLQPGDEITLVAGDADYVPAIEKLKARGIAVHVVFWKHASRELKQAATKFVELDPYLNHLSR, encoded by the coding sequence ATGGCAAACCTGGTTTATGTGGACAATTCCAACGTCTGGATCGAGGGAATGCATGTTGCTGCTTATGCGAACGGGTTGGCACCTGACGTGTGGGCAGCAGTGCAAAACAAGATCTGCGACCATAGCTGGAAGCTTGATTTCGGGAAGCTTTTCCAGTTTGCAGGTGGAGACAAGGCAGATGTGCGCAAGGCGGCGCTCTTCGGTTCTCGGCCACCGCAAAATGACTCCGTGTGGGATGCTGCGCGACGCAACGGCTTCCAAGTCACGACCTACGACCGAAACGTCGTAAATCATGAAAAGAAGATTGATACGGATATCGTGGCTACGATGATCGAAGATTCCTTCACGGTTCTTCAGCCCGGTGACGAAATCACGCTTGTTGCTGGCGATGCAGACTATGTTCCGGCCATTGAGAAATTGAAGGCTCGTGGAATTGCAGTCCATGTAGTGTTCTGGAAGCACGCCTCTCGCGAACTCAAGCAAGCAGCAACCAAATTCGTTGAGCTGGATCCTTACCTCAATCACCTTTCTCGCTAA